A stretch of Dyella sp. BiH032 DNA encodes these proteins:
- a CDS encoding HAD family phosphatase: MIDTVVFDLGGVLIDWNPRYLYRQLFDDEAAMERFLADVCTGAWNEQQDAGRPWAEAVATLSADFPEHAPLISAFRDRWKEMLAGPIQDSVALLAELKARGVRLYALTNWSHETFPVALEMYDFLRWFEGIVVSGDERLIKPDPRIYQRLFERYGIEPARAIYIDDARRNVDAAAALGMHAWWFQGAEGLRAWLASHGLVDAEAMA, translated from the coding sequence ATGATCGATACCGTGGTGTTCGACCTGGGCGGCGTGCTGATCGATTGGAATCCGCGCTATCTGTATCGCCAGCTGTTCGATGACGAGGCGGCGATGGAGCGTTTTCTCGCCGACGTCTGCACGGGCGCATGGAACGAACAGCAGGATGCCGGACGTCCCTGGGCAGAGGCGGTGGCGACGCTGAGTGCGGATTTTCCTGAACATGCGCCGTTGATCAGCGCGTTCCGCGATCGCTGGAAAGAGATGCTGGCCGGGCCGATCCAGGATAGCGTGGCCCTGCTCGCCGAGCTGAAGGCGCGCGGCGTGCGCCTCTACGCGCTGACGAACTGGTCGCACGAAACGTTTCCGGTGGCGCTGGAGATGTACGACTTCCTGCGTTGGTTCGAAGGCATCGTGGTCTCGGGTGACGAGCGCCTGATCAAGCCTGATCCGCGCATTTACCAGCGCCTGTTCGAGCGTTATGGCATCGAGCCAGCGCGCGCGATCTACATCGATGACGCGCGGCGCAACGTCGATGCCGCCGCAGCGCTCGGCATGCACGCCTGGTGGTTCCAGGGCGCCGAAGGCTTGCGTGCATGGTTGGCGTCGCACGGCCTGGTCGACGCGGAGGCGATGGCATGA
- a CDS encoding SulP family inorganic anion transporter — MRSDTMSKYFSTNLFSRDLLGSIVVFLVALPLCMGIAIASGMPPAAGLITGIIGGIVVGSIAGSPLQVSGPAAGLAVLVFELVREHGVAALGPVVLLAGLIQIAAGLCRVGIWFRMTSPAVVAGMLSGIGILIVASQAHVLIDAKPLARGLENFGALPGALAKAFSGEGTGLAALGVGLSTIAIMLGWEKLRPQKLRFVPGALLAVVAVTAFVQFQGVNVNKVDVPANLLSAIALPSFADLGGLLEPSLLIAALTFAFIASAETLLSAAAVDRMHDGARTNYDRELTAQGVGNTLCGLLGALPMTGVIVRSAANVQAGSATRMATMMHGAWLLVFAMLLPWLMRMTPVSCLAGILVFTGVKMINIKQVKSFAAYGKGTAGIYLATTFAIVATDLLAGVLVGFALSLFRLALLSSRLKVNLAEHEEEPGAAKLHLTGIATFLKVPSMARTLEQVPPNTRLHVVMDDLHHVDQASFELLRDWARNAKSKGCELVVDWMELERRVEGPAKAAA; from the coding sequence ATGCGATCCGACACGATGTCGAAGTACTTTTCGACGAACCTGTTCAGCCGCGATCTGCTTGGCTCGATCGTGGTGTTCCTGGTGGCGCTGCCCTTGTGCATGGGCATCGCTATCGCCTCCGGCATGCCGCCGGCGGCTGGCCTGATCACCGGCATCATCGGCGGCATCGTGGTGGGCTCCATCGCCGGCTCGCCGCTGCAGGTGAGCGGTCCGGCCGCGGGCCTGGCGGTGCTGGTGTTCGAGCTGGTGCGCGAACACGGCGTGGCCGCGCTCGGTCCGGTGGTGCTGCTGGCGGGCCTCATCCAGATCGCTGCCGGCCTGTGCCGCGTGGGCATCTGGTTCCGCATGACATCGCCGGCTGTGGTCGCCGGCATGCTGTCGGGCATCGGCATCCTCATCGTGGCCTCGCAGGCCCACGTGCTGATCGATGCCAAACCGTTGGCACGCGGCCTGGAGAACTTCGGTGCACTGCCCGGAGCCCTGGCGAAGGCGTTCTCCGGCGAAGGTACCGGTCTGGCGGCGTTGGGCGTCGGCCTGTCCACGATCGCGATCATGCTGGGTTGGGAAAAGCTGCGCCCGCAGAAGCTGCGCTTCGTGCCGGGCGCGTTGCTGGCGGTGGTCGCGGTGACGGCGTTCGTGCAGTTCCAGGGCGTGAACGTGAACAAGGTGGACGTGCCGGCCAACCTGCTGTCGGCCATCGCCCTGCCGAGCTTCGCTGACCTCGGCGGTCTGCTCGAGCCTTCGCTGTTGATCGCCGCGCTCACCTTCGCCTTCATCGCCAGCGCGGAGACGCTGCTGTCGGCGGCGGCGGTGGACCGCATGCACGATGGCGCGCGCACCAACTACGACCGTGAGCTGACGGCGCAGGGCGTGGGCAACACCTTGTGCGGCCTGCTGGGTGCCTTGCCGATGACCGGCGTGATCGTGCGCAGCGCGGCCAATGTGCAGGCCGGTTCGGCGACGCGCATGGCCACCATGATGCACGGCGCCTGGCTGCTGGTGTTCGCCATGCTGCTGCCGTGGCTGATGCGCATGACGCCCGTGTCCTGCCTGGCGGGCATCCTGGTCTTCACCGGCGTCAAGATGATCAACATCAAGCAGGTGAAGAGCTTCGCCGCCTACGGCAAGGGCACTGCCGGTATCTATCTGGCGACCACCTTCGCCATCGTCGCCACCGACCTGTTGGCGGGCGTGCTGGTGGGCTTCGCGCTGTCGCTGTTCCGGTTGGCGCTGCTTTCCTCGCGGCTGAAGGTGAACCTGGCCGAGCATGAGGAGGAGCCGGGTGCGGCCAAGCTGCATCTGACGGGTATCGCTACCTTCCTGAAGGTGCCGTCGATGGCGCGCACCCTGGAACAGGTGCCCCCGAACACGCGCCTGCATGTGGTGATGGACGATCTGCACCACGTCGATCAGGCCAGTTTCGAGCTGCTGCGCGACTGGGCACGCAACGCCAAGTCCAAGGGCTGCGAGCTGGTGGTCGACTGGATGGAACTGGAGCGGCGCGTCGAAGGGCCGGCGAAGGCCGCGGCCTGA
- the metG gene encoding methionine--tRNA ligase produces MSRRLLVTNALPYANGPLHLGHMLGYIQADIWVRAQRMQGDEVFYVCADDAHGTPIMLAAEKAGLAPETYIDGIRLTHEADFAAFGVAFDHYHSTHSDENRELASLIYARLRDGGYIARRTIQQLFDPEKTMFLPDRYIKGTCPVCGTPDQYGDNCENCGATYAPTDLINPYSVMSGATPVLRDSEHYFFELGKFESLLRDWFAGKLTGGEPVANGGVIAKLREWLDGGLKDWDISRDAPYFGFPIPDAPGKFFYVWLDAPVGYLASFKALCAKTGVRFEDFLAPDSRAEMHHFIGKDIINFHGLFWPAMLHGADFRTPTALHVNGYLTVNGAKMSKSRGTFIKARTYLDVGLHPEFLRYYFASMLGDTPVDVDLDLKSFEERVNSHLIGKWVNIASRTAGFVQKFFEGRLAPAFGKEEDELWRELMVHYDEVPSLYRSGEFADVTRKFVQMADLVNGHIATKAPWNIAKDNTRRQELHEVCSFAIAAFRLLAGLLKPLLPATVEKAERFLDAPINGFDDARAELHNHTINAFDPLLGRIDPKLVEAMVDASRDSLAPPEPAAKPAKAAKNDTQKDNGKTMSAPGSTDTAPATIGIDDFAKLDLRIGKVTACEFVDGSDKLLRFELDAGPLGTRQIFSGIRAAYGEPEKLIGRNVVFIANLAPRKMRFGLSEGMILSAGDGGSDLFLLDADQGAKPGATVR; encoded by the coding sequence ATGTCCCGCCGACTCCTCGTGACCAACGCCCTGCCCTACGCCAATGGCCCGCTGCACCTGGGTCACATGCTGGGCTACATCCAGGCCGACATCTGGGTACGGGCGCAGCGCATGCAGGGAGACGAAGTGTTCTACGTGTGCGCCGACGACGCGCACGGCACGCCGATCATGCTGGCCGCGGAAAAGGCCGGCCTGGCCCCGGAGACCTACATCGACGGTATCCGCCTGACGCACGAGGCGGACTTCGCCGCTTTCGGCGTGGCGTTCGATCACTACCATTCGACCCATTCGGACGAAAACCGCGAGCTCGCCTCGCTGATCTATGCGCGCCTGCGCGATGGCGGTTACATCGCCCGCCGCACGATCCAGCAGCTGTTCGACCCGGAAAAGACCATGTTCCTGCCGGACCGCTACATCAAGGGCACCTGCCCCGTGTGCGGAACCCCGGACCAGTACGGCGACAATTGCGAGAACTGCGGCGCGACCTATGCGCCTACCGACCTGATCAACCCGTACTCGGTGATGTCAGGGGCCACGCCGGTGCTGCGCGACTCGGAGCACTACTTCTTCGAGCTGGGCAAGTTCGAATCGCTGCTGCGCGACTGGTTCGCCGGCAAGCTCACTGGCGGCGAGCCGGTGGCCAACGGCGGCGTGATCGCCAAGCTGCGCGAGTGGCTGGACGGCGGACTGAAGGACTGGGACATCTCGCGCGATGCTCCCTACTTCGGCTTCCCCATCCCCGACGCGCCGGGTAAGTTCTTCTATGTGTGGCTGGATGCGCCGGTAGGTTACCTGGCCAGCTTCAAGGCGCTGTGCGCCAAGACGGGCGTGCGCTTCGAGGATTTCCTCGCGCCGGACAGCCGTGCCGAGATGCACCATTTCATCGGCAAAGACATCATCAATTTCCACGGCCTGTTCTGGCCGGCGATGCTGCACGGCGCCGATTTCCGCACGCCCACCGCCCTGCACGTCAACGGCTACTTGACGGTGAATGGCGCCAAGATGTCCAAGTCGCGCGGCACCTTCATCAAGGCGCGCACGTATCTTGACGTGGGCCTGCACCCGGAATTCCTGCGCTATTACTTCGCATCGATGCTCGGCGACACGCCGGTGGACGTGGACCTGGACCTGAAGTCGTTCGAGGAGCGGGTCAACTCCCATCTCATCGGCAAGTGGGTGAACATCGCCAGCCGCACCGCCGGCTTCGTGCAGAAGTTCTTCGAAGGCCGTCTCGCGCCGGCGTTCGGCAAGGAGGAAGACGAGCTCTGGCGCGAACTGATGGTGCATTACGACGAAGTGCCGTCGCTGTACCGCAGCGGCGAGTTCGCCGACGTCACGCGCAAGTTCGTGCAGATGGCCGACCTGGTGAACGGACACATCGCAACCAAGGCGCCGTGGAACATCGCCAAGGACAACACGCGCCGGCAGGAACTGCACGAAGTCTGCTCGTTCGCGATCGCCGCTTTCCGCCTGCTGGCCGGCCTGCTCAAACCGCTGCTGCCGGCCACGGTGGAGAAAGCCGAGCGCTTCCTCGACGCCCCGATCAACGGCTTCGACGACGCGCGTGCCGAGCTGCACAACCACACCATCAATGCGTTCGACCCCCTGCTCGGCCGCATCGACCCGAAGCTGGTGGAGGCCATGGTAGACGCTTCGCGCGATTCGCTGGCCCCGCCCGAACCCGCCGCCAAGCCCGCCAAAGCGGCAAAGAACGATACCCAGAAGGACAACGGCAAGACCATGAGCGCCCCCGGCAGTACCGACACCGCCCCCGCCACCATCGGCATCGACGACTTCGCCAAACTCGACCTGCGCATCGGCAAGGTCACCGCCTGCGAATTCGTGGACGGCTCGGACAAGCTGCTGCGCTTCGAGCTCGACGCCGGCCCGCTGGGCACGCGCCAGATCTTCTCCGGCATCCGCGCCGCCTACGGCGAGCCGGAAAAGCTGATCGGCCGCAACGTGGTGTTCATCGCCAACCTCGCCCCGCGCAAGATGCGCTTCGGCCTGTCCGAAGGCATGATCCTGTCCGCCGGCGACGGCGGCAGCGACCTGTTCCTGCTGGATGCGGACCAGGGCGCGAAGCCGGGGGCGACTGTTCGCTGA
- a CDS encoding MFS transporter, which yields MSTAGEAVLTGRESLGRATLSTRLIFLVSGIGMSAWAPMVPYAKSRLGLDDAQLGLILLVFGGGSMASMPFVGWLSHRFGNRRVIVASGLLLCLALPVLAVAPSAAVLTVALAYFGVMLGVVDVAMNAHAVEVERLDGRVLMSGFHGLFSVGGLTGAALMSALLGTGLPLAWCAAIVAAVLAALVLFLRGGLLPHGGEANEGHAAFGMPRGLVLLLGLLCFVSFMAEGSMLDWSAVFLRDFRSFAPSSAGIGYACFSIAMALGRLTGDRLVQRIGTVWTVRAGAALAAAGFALVAGVPWAPASLFGFVLIGLGASNIVPVMFSAAGRLPGTSPAVALATVTMLGYVGLLSGPALIGFLSKVSSLPVAMAAVAGLLLLVSASARIVRR from the coding sequence ATGAGCACAGCGGGCGAAGCCGTGTTGACCGGTCGCGAATCCCTGGGACGCGCCACGTTGTCCACCCGCCTGATCTTCCTGGTCTCGGGTATCGGTATGTCGGCATGGGCTCCCATGGTGCCGTACGCAAAGTCGAGACTCGGTCTGGACGACGCGCAGCTCGGCTTGATCCTGCTGGTGTTCGGTGGCGGCTCGATGGCGTCGATGCCGTTCGTGGGCTGGCTGAGCCACCGCTTCGGCAACCGCCGCGTGATCGTCGCCTCGGGCCTGTTGCTGTGCCTGGCACTGCCGGTACTTGCCGTCGCGCCGAGCGCGGCGGTGCTCACCGTGGCGCTGGCGTATTTCGGCGTGATGCTAGGCGTGGTCGACGTTGCGATGAACGCGCATGCGGTGGAAGTGGAGCGCCTCGACGGCCGTGTGCTGATGTCCGGTTTCCACGGGCTGTTCAGCGTGGGCGGCCTGACCGGCGCGGCGCTGATGAGCGCGCTGCTGGGAACCGGTCTGCCGCTGGCGTGGTGCGCGGCTATCGTGGCGGCCGTGCTGGCGGCGCTCGTGCTCTTCTTGCGCGGCGGCCTGCTGCCGCACGGCGGGGAAGCCAATGAGGGGCATGCGGCGTTCGGCATGCCGCGAGGCCTGGTGTTGCTGCTGGGGCTGCTGTGTTTCGTCAGCTTCATGGCCGAGGGTTCGATGCTGGACTGGAGCGCGGTGTTCCTGCGCGATTTCCGCAGCTTTGCGCCGAGCTCGGCCGGCATCGGCTATGCGTGCTTCTCGATCGCGATGGCGCTGGGCCGCCTCACCGGCGATCGGCTGGTGCAGCGCATAGGCACGGTGTGGACCGTGCGCGCAGGCGCGGCCCTGGCCGCCGCGGGTTTCGCCCTGGTGGCCGGCGTGCCCTGGGCGCCCGCGTCCCTGTTCGGTTTCGTACTGATCGGCCTGGGCGCGTCCAACATCGTCCCGGTGATGTTCAGCGCGGCAGGCCGCCTGCCCGGAACTTCGCCGGCGGTGGCCCTGGCCACGGTCACCATGCTCGGCTACGTGGGGTTGCTCAGCGGCCCTGCGCTGATCGGTTTCCTGTCCAAGGTGAGCAGCCTGCCGGTGGCAATGGCCGCCGTGGCCGGGTTGTTGCTGCTGGTGTCCGCGTCTGCGCGGATCGTGCGCCGGTGA
- a CDS encoding alpha/beta fold hydrolase — translation MPGLDGSGHLFAAFESCIAGDWKYRRLNYPADLPASMGAYVAHAERSIGDEQAVVLLAESFSGPVAIHLARRLGNRVKALVLCASFATRPHLLVAWASQWPEAWLAGAARMRWAIRGFCVGHRAPPPILGAVEAELSKLDGKTIKQRLRMLIAPDAADALARLDIPVLLLQPTGDRLLDPWAPKRLEELAPGAHIERLDGPHFLLQTEPQACWRRISDWLTLALTLTA, via the coding sequence ATGCCGGGACTCGACGGCAGCGGCCATCTGTTCGCCGCCTTCGAGTCGTGCATCGCCGGCGACTGGAAGTATCGGCGCCTCAACTATCCCGCCGATTTGCCGGCCAGCATGGGTGCTTACGTAGCCCACGCGGAGCGGTCGATCGGCGATGAGCAGGCGGTCGTTCTGCTGGCGGAGTCGTTCTCCGGACCGGTCGCCATCCACCTGGCCCGCCGCCTCGGCAATCGCGTCAAGGCCCTGGTGCTTTGCGCGTCATTCGCCACGCGGCCCCACCTCCTCGTGGCGTGGGCCAGCCAGTGGCCGGAAGCATGGCTGGCCGGTGCCGCGCGCATGCGCTGGGCGATACGCGGGTTCTGCGTCGGGCATCGCGCGCCGCCGCCGATCCTTGGCGCAGTCGAAGCGGAACTGAGCAAGCTGGACGGCAAGACCATCAAGCAGCGTCTGCGCATGCTGATCGCACCGGATGCCGCGGATGCCTTGGCCAGGCTCGACATTCCGGTGCTGCTACTTCAACCCACCGGCGATCGCCTGCTCGATCCCTGGGCGCCGAAGCGCCTCGAAGAGCTGGCGCCCGGCGCACATATCGAACGCCTGGACGGCCCGCACTTCCTGCTCCAGACAGAGCCCCAGGCCTGCTGGCGCCGGATCTCCGACTGGCTGACACTTGCACTGACCCTTACCGCCTGA
- a CDS encoding metal-dependent hydrolase — MPTVITHAVVPLLIGTAAGRRAISPRLLAAGAVAAMLPDADVLAFKFGIAYADAFGHRGATHSIALALALAALAACAWRLLRTTPGRAFVFVGLAALSHPLLDALTDGGLGVALAWPFSADRFFFPWRPVEVSPIGARFFSTRGLDVLASEACWVWLPCALAALAIRAARRTARRPAPARVP, encoded by the coding sequence ATGCCCACCGTCATCACCCATGCCGTCGTCCCCCTGCTGATCGGCACCGCCGCCGGACGCCGCGCGATCTCCCCTCGCCTGCTCGCGGCGGGCGCCGTCGCCGCCATGCTGCCCGATGCGGACGTACTCGCCTTCAAATTCGGCATCGCCTATGCCGACGCCTTCGGGCACCGCGGCGCGACGCACTCGATCGCCCTGGCGCTCGCGCTCGCCGCACTGGCCGCATGCGCCTGGCGTCTCCTGCGCACTACGCCAGGGCGCGCTTTCGTCTTTGTGGGACTCGCCGCGCTATCGCACCCTCTGCTGGATGCGCTGACCGATGGCGGACTGGGCGTCGCGCTCGCCTGGCCATTTTCCGCGGACCGGTTCTTCTTTCCGTGGCGGCCGGTCGAGGTGTCGCCGATCGGCGCGCGTTTCTTCAGTACCCGCGGACTGGACGTGCTGGCCTCCGAAGCGTGCTGGGTCTGGCTGCCATGCGCCCTGGCCGCGCTCGCCATCCGGGCGGCGCGCCGGACGGCGCGGCGTCCCGCTCCCGCCCGCGTGCCATAA
- the nth gene encoding endonuclease III, with protein sequence MKRADVVELFSRLRELDPHPTTELEYTTPFELLVAVVLSAQATDVGVNKATRKLYPVANTPEAILGLGEEGLKRYISTIGLFNAKAKNVIALCRILVEQYGGEVPATREALEALPGVGRKTANVVLNTAFGQPTIAVDTHIFRVSNRTGLAPGKDVRAVEDKLEKVIPPEFKQDAHHWLILHGRYVCKARKPECPQCVIRDLCQYKDKTPAEPTKKKAPEKTATKKAVVKKTARRSVAGRAK encoded by the coding sequence GTGAAGCGAGCCGACGTCGTCGAGCTGTTCTCCCGTTTGCGCGAACTCGATCCGCACCCCACCACCGAACTGGAATACACCACGCCGTTCGAATTGCTGGTGGCGGTCGTGCTGTCGGCGCAAGCGACGGACGTGGGCGTGAATAAGGCCACGCGCAAACTCTATCCGGTGGCGAATACGCCCGAGGCGATCCTTGGCCTCGGCGAGGAAGGCCTCAAGCGCTACATCAGCACCATTGGCCTGTTCAACGCCAAGGCAAAGAACGTGATTGCGCTCTGCCGCATCCTGGTCGAACAGTACGGCGGCGAAGTGCCCGCCACGCGCGAGGCTCTTGAAGCGCTACCGGGCGTGGGGCGAAAGACCGCGAACGTCGTACTCAACACGGCCTTCGGCCAGCCCACCATTGCGGTGGACACGCATATTTTCCGCGTATCCAACCGCACCGGCCTGGCGCCGGGAAAGGACGTGCGTGCGGTGGAGGACAAGCTGGAAAAAGTGATCCCGCCGGAATTCAAACAGGACGCGCACCACTGGCTGATCCTGCACGGCCGCTACGTATGCAAGGCCCGCAAGCCGGAGTGTCCGCAGTGCGTGATCCGCGACCTGTGCCAGTACAAGGACAAGACGCCGGCCGAGCCGACCAAGAAAAAGGCGCCGGAAAAGACGGCAACCAAAAAAGCCGTAGTCAAGAAAACGGCTCGCCGCTCCGTCGCCGGGCGAGCGAAATAA
- a CDS encoding porin — protein MKKKTLASMLWTMGAAALSEASPAATLDLYVDRKTQQIYAEPGPGRVKLGTFVQIDEPTAATQTPSAAPADPSPTGSAHLVAEAKPAKPAEKKWFDRISIRGYTQLRYNQGIGGDAADLRSPGDRFIGDNQGFGIRRARVVLSGDINDRVSFYLQPDFASTPSGSSTSNFAQLRDAYADIYFDKNREYRVRAGQSKVPYGWENLQSSQNRLTPDRADALNSGVRDERDLGLFFYYTPKHVQERFQYLVKSGLKGSGDYGVVGLGFYNGQGANRAEQNNSLHTVLHFSYPFKFDNGQFFEVGADAYSGRFKIATPTSITIGGRSFTPKDTAPVNGSIDQRVAVHAIYYPQPFGLQAEWTVGRGPELDVARRQIRTTSLRGGYVQAMYKIDGGSIGTLFPYLKWQTYRGASKFDTNTPRMLVDETEIGVEWQPSNAVELAVAYANMRRTNVASAPYRRIDGDLLRVQLQVNY, from the coding sequence ATGAAGAAAAAAACCCTAGCTTCGATGCTCTGGACCATGGGGGCCGCCGCGCTCTCAGAGGCCTCTCCCGCCGCCACGCTCGACCTTTATGTCGATCGCAAGACCCAGCAGATCTATGCCGAACCCGGCCCCGGCCGCGTGAAGCTCGGCACCTTCGTCCAGATCGACGAGCCGACGGCGGCGACGCAGACGCCGTCCGCCGCGCCGGCCGATCCCTCCCCGACAGGAAGCGCTCACCTGGTTGCGGAGGCCAAGCCAGCCAAGCCGGCCGAGAAGAAATGGTTTGACCGCATCTCGATCCGCGGCTACACCCAGCTGCGCTACAACCAGGGGATTGGCGGCGACGCCGCCGACCTGCGTTCGCCGGGCGACCGCTTTATCGGCGACAACCAGGGCTTCGGCATCCGCCGTGCGCGTGTGGTGCTCAGCGGCGACATCAACGATCGCGTGTCGTTCTACCTGCAGCCGGATTTCGCCAGCACACCCAGCGGCTCCAGCACCAGCAACTTCGCGCAACTGCGGGACGCCTATGCGGATATCTACTTCGACAAGAACCGCGAATACCGCGTACGCGCAGGGCAATCGAAAGTGCCGTACGGCTGGGAAAACCTACAATCCAGCCAGAACCGCCTCACCCCCGACCGCGCCGACGCGCTGAACTCGGGCGTGCGCGACGAACGCGATCTGGGCCTGTTCTTCTACTACACCCCCAAGCACGTGCAGGAGCGCTTCCAATACCTGGTGAAGTCCGGCCTGAAGGGCTCCGGCGACTACGGCGTGGTCGGCCTGGGCTTCTACAACGGCCAGGGCGCCAATCGCGCCGAGCAGAACAACAGCCTGCACACCGTGCTGCACTTCAGCTATCCGTTCAAATTCGACAACGGGCAGTTTTTCGAAGTCGGCGCCGATGCCTATAGCGGGCGTTTCAAGATTGCCACGCCCACGTCGATCACCATCGGCGGCCGCAGCTTCACGCCGAAGGACACCGCGCCGGTAAACGGCTCGATCGACCAGCGCGTCGCGGTCCATGCCATCTATTACCCGCAGCCGTTCGGCCTGCAGGCGGAATGGACGGTCGGCCGCGGTCCCGAGCTGGATGTCGCCAGGCGCCAGATCCGGACCACTTCCCTGCGCGGTGGCTACGTCCAAGCGATGTACAAGATCGACGGCGGCAGCATCGGCACGCTGTTCCCGTATCTGAAATGGCAGACCTATCGCGGGGCGTCGAAATTCGATACCAACACGCCGCGCATGCTGGTCGACGAAACCGAGATCGGCGTGGAATGGCAGCCGTCCAACGCCGTGGAGCTGGCAGTGGCCTACGCCAACATGCGCCGGACCAATGTCGCCTCCGCGCCGTATCGCCGCATCGATGGCGACTTGCTGAGGGTGCAGCTGCAAGTGAACTACTGA
- the rsxB gene encoding electron transport complex subunit RsxB has protein sequence MATSLADRIDALLPQTQCEQCGFHGCRPYAEAIARGEAGINQCPPGGAEGIRRLSALLGRPALPLDPGHGVEKPRMLARIVEADCIGCTKCIQACPVDAIVGAAKVMHTVIADDCTGCELCVPACPVDCIVLEPMPAVQVESLAHADKARTHFQRREARLARERIQQEAELAARKAQVGTAVSDNPVLAALARAKAKQQETRS, from the coding sequence ATGGCCACGTCCCTCGCCGATCGCATCGACGCCCTATTACCGCAGACGCAGTGCGAGCAATGCGGCTTCCATGGATGCCGCCCGTACGCGGAGGCGATCGCGCGCGGCGAGGCCGGGATCAACCAGTGCCCGCCGGGCGGCGCGGAAGGCATCCGCCGGCTGTCTGCGCTGCTCGGACGCCCCGCATTGCCGCTCGATCCCGGACACGGCGTGGAGAAGCCGCGCATGCTCGCGCGCATCGTGGAGGCCGACTGCATTGGCTGCACGAAATGCATCCAGGCCTGCCCAGTGGACGCCATCGTCGGTGCGGCGAAGGTGATGCATACGGTTATCGCCGACGATTGCACGGGTTGCGAACTGTGCGTTCCGGCTTGTCCGGTCGATTGCATCGTGCTGGAGCCGATGCCCGCGGTGCAGGTAGAAAGCCTGGCGCACGCCGACAAGGCACGTACGCATTTTCAGCGCCGCGAAGCGCGGCTTGCGCGAGAACGCATCCAGCAGGAGGCCGAGCTCGCGGCGCGCAAGGCCCAGGTCGGCACGGCGGTGAGCGACAATCCGGTGCTGGCCGCACTGGCCCGCGCCAAGGCAAAGCAACAGGAAACCAGATCGTGA
- a CDS encoding carbonic anhydrase yields MERLLEGFEHFRRTVFPEQRELFKKLATGQSPHTLFITCADSRIMPEMIFSALPGEIFVYRNIGNIVPPYAQHVSGVVAAIEYAVKVLQVKHIVICGHSDCGAMKGLLAPAKVAHMPSVAAWLKHADVAKYVVAENSPQLEGEEALRRVTEENVVGQLEHLRTLPAVAAALANGTVRIHGWVYDIAHAELRAFDAQTGMFTPIDPTLREVPDANPHARFAAIASTT; encoded by the coding sequence ATGGAACGTCTGCTCGAAGGTTTCGAACATTTCCGTCGCACCGTCTTTCCGGAACAGCGTGAGCTGTTCAAGAAATTGGCCACTGGCCAGAGCCCCCATACCCTGTTCATCACCTGCGCCGACTCGCGCATCATGCCGGAGATGATTTTTTCGGCGCTGCCCGGCGAAATCTTCGTCTACCGCAACATCGGCAATATCGTGCCGCCGTACGCGCAGCACGTGAGTGGCGTGGTGGCCGCCATCGAATACGCGGTGAAGGTGCTGCAGGTGAAGCACATCGTCATCTGCGGCCACTCCGACTGCGGTGCGATGAAGGGCCTGCTGGCGCCGGCCAAGGTCGCGCACATGCCGTCCGTCGCTGCATGGCTGAAGCATGCTGACGTGGCCAAGTACGTAGTGGCGGAGAACAGCCCCCAGCTAGAGGGCGAGGAAGCACTGCGCCGCGTGACCGAAGAGAACGTCGTGGGCCAGCTCGAACATCTGCGTACCCTGCCGGCGGTAGCCGCGGCGTTGGCTAACGGCACCGTGCGCATCCACGGCTGGGTGTACGACATCGCCCATGCGGAACTGCGTGCGTTCGACGCGCAGACCGGCATGTTCACCCCTATCGATCCGACGCTTCGCGAAGTGCCGGACGCGAACCCGCACGCCCGCTTCGCGGCCATCGCGTCCACCACCTGA